A region from the Paraburkholderia youngii genome encodes:
- a CDS encoding electron transfer flavoprotein subunit beta/FixA family protein, with protein sequence MKVLVTVKRAVDHNVKVRVKSDHSGVELDNVKMSINPFCEIAVEEAVRLKEKGIATEIVAVSVGPAAAQEQLRTALAIGADRAILVETTGTPGALAVAKLLKAVVEREAPQLVLLGKQAIDSDNNQTGQMLAALTNWPQGTFASSVDVDVDAQRVTVTREVDGGLQTVTLRLPAVVTADLRLNEPRYTTLPSIMKAKKKPFETLAASALGVSVGTTLETLRVEPPAERKGGVKVTSVAQLVDKLKTEAKVI encoded by the coding sequence ATGAAGGTATTGGTTACGGTCAAACGCGCCGTCGATCACAACGTGAAGGTGCGCGTCAAATCCGATCATAGCGGCGTCGAACTCGACAACGTGAAGATGTCGATCAATCCGTTCTGTGAAATCGCCGTCGAAGAGGCCGTTCGTCTGAAGGAAAAAGGTATCGCGACAGAAATCGTCGCGGTGTCAGTCGGCCCCGCCGCTGCACAGGAGCAATTGCGCACGGCGCTCGCGATCGGCGCGGACCGGGCGATTCTGGTCGAGACGACCGGGACGCCCGGCGCGCTCGCCGTCGCGAAGCTGTTGAAGGCGGTCGTCGAACGCGAAGCACCGCAGCTCGTCCTGCTCGGCAAGCAGGCGATCGACAGCGACAACAATCAGACGGGCCAGATGCTTGCCGCGCTCACGAACTGGCCGCAAGGCACGTTTGCCTCGAGCGTCGACGTCGACGTCGACGCGCAACGCGTGACAGTAACGCGCGAAGTGGACGGTGGCCTGCAGACGGTAACGCTGCGACTGCCCGCCGTCGTCACGGCCGACTTGCGTCTTAACGAGCCACGTTACACGACGCTACCCAGCATCATGAAGGCGAAGAAGAAGCCATTCGAGACGCTCGCGGCGAGCGCGCTCGGCGTTTCCGTCGGGACGACGCTCGAAACACTGCGTGTCGAGCCGCCCGCCGAACGCAAGGGCGGCGTAAAGGTGACGTCCGTCGCGCAACTCGTCGACAAGCTCAAGACCGAAGCAAAGGTGATCTGA
- a CDS encoding aldehyde dehydrogenase family protein, which yields MTTSFHPALGEAARDFLSREHGLLIDGRMIASDGGKRTDILDPATGEVIATVAEATATDVDRAVEAARRALEGPWRKITPSERTRMMLRFADLIEAHGDELAQLECINSGKPLPFCRNGDVVGIIEMLRYMAGWTTKMSGETPNVSLPGEWHAYTLREPVGVVGQIIPWNFPLNMAMWKIAPALAAGCVVVMKPSEQTPLTALRLGELALEAGIPPGVLNIVTGFGNPVGSAIAAHPGIDKVAFTGSGETGRRILQAASGNLKRVSLELGGKSPVIVFPDANLEAAAAGVCSSIFFHAGQICAAGSRLYVHERAFEPMLELIAKRANGMKMGHGLDAGTDMGPVISRRQLDRVAGYIHSGQEEGATLYAGGGSSGERGYFVQPTVLTGVKPGMKVHDEEIFGPVLCAMSFDDDDLERIAATANASTYGLAASIWTKDIGRAHKMARRMQAGIVNVNALSSPDATLPYGGYKQSGWGRERGFEAIELYTEVKAVAINLNN from the coding sequence ATGACGACGAGTTTTCATCCGGCGCTGGGTGAGGCGGCCCGCGACTTCCTTTCGCGCGAACACGGACTGCTGATCGACGGCCGCATGATCGCATCCGATGGAGGCAAGCGCACCGACATCCTCGATCCCGCGACGGGCGAAGTGATCGCCACGGTCGCGGAAGCGACCGCCACCGACGTGGATCGCGCCGTCGAAGCCGCACGTCGCGCGCTGGAAGGACCGTGGCGCAAGATCACACCATCGGAACGCACGCGCATGATGCTGCGCTTCGCCGATCTGATTGAAGCGCACGGCGACGAGCTCGCGCAGCTCGAATGCATCAACAGCGGCAAGCCGCTGCCGTTCTGCCGCAACGGTGACGTGGTGGGCATCATCGAGATGCTGCGCTACATGGCCGGCTGGACCACCAAGATGAGCGGCGAGACACCGAACGTGTCGCTCCCGGGCGAATGGCACGCATACACGCTGCGCGAACCGGTGGGCGTGGTTGGGCAGATCATTCCGTGGAATTTTCCGCTCAACATGGCGATGTGGAAGATCGCGCCCGCCCTCGCAGCGGGTTGCGTGGTCGTTATGAAGCCGTCGGAGCAGACCCCTCTCACGGCGCTCAGGCTCGGCGAACTCGCGCTGGAAGCAGGGATTCCGCCAGGCGTGCTGAACATCGTGACTGGCTTCGGCAATCCTGTCGGCTCCGCGATCGCCGCTCATCCGGGCATCGACAAGGTCGCGTTCACCGGCTCCGGCGAGACGGGACGGCGCATTTTGCAGGCAGCGAGCGGCAACCTCAAGCGCGTCTCACTGGAACTGGGCGGCAAGTCTCCCGTGATCGTCTTTCCCGACGCGAACCTCGAAGCCGCGGCCGCGGGCGTGTGCTCGTCGATCTTCTTTCATGCCGGGCAGATTTGCGCGGCGGGTTCGCGACTCTACGTCCACGAACGCGCGTTCGAGCCGATGCTGGAGCTCATCGCCAAGCGCGCGAACGGCATGAAGATGGGCCACGGCCTCGACGCTGGCACGGACATGGGTCCCGTCATCTCGCGGCGCCAGCTCGATCGCGTCGCGGGCTACATCCACAGCGGACAGGAAGAGGGCGCAACGCTCTACGCGGGTGGCGGCTCGTCGGGCGAACGCGGCTACTTCGTGCAACCCACCGTGCTGACCGGCGTCAAGCCCGGCATGAAGGTGCATGACGAGGAAATCTTCGGGCCGGTGCTGTGCGCGATGTCCTTCGACGACGACGACCTCGAGCGCATTGCTGCGACCGCGAATGCGTCGACGTACGGGCTCGCGGCCAGCATCTGGACGAAGGACATCGGCCGCGCGCACAAGATGGCGCGCCGCATGCAGGCGGGCATCGTCAACGTGAACGCGCTCTCGTCGCCCGACGCGACCCTGCCCTACGGCGGCTACAAGCAATCGGGCTGGGGCCGCGAACGCGGCTTCGAGGCGATCGAGCTCTACACCGAGGTCAAGGCGGTCGCGATCAATCTGAACAACTGA
- a CDS encoding FAD-dependent oxidoreductase, whose amino-acid sequence MAQIEASGHAPVVIIGAGPIGLSLAGDLGWRGIPCVLIERSDGTVSQPKMDMVGIRTMEFCRRWGIVEDVENAGYNRDYPQDYAWVSQLAGGYEFGRERFPSVRDEARPEQSPQKRERCPQNFFDPVLTRFAQKTGKVQFRYCTEYVSHEEHDDGVSVTVRDLASGKEDTIECQYLVGCDGGASRVKENLGIRMTGTPALTYTTNAIIECKGLEALHDKKPGYRYIFIGPEGTWSTVVAINGRDQWRFSIVGDGTMRTLSEEDVAKAFRRAVGRDDFNFRILSVMPWIRRQLVADNYGTARVKIAGDAAHLTSPTGGFGMNMGIQDSVDLGWKLQAMVEGWGGEHLLDTYEFERRPVAIRNVNEATNNLKLMLAPRKNLSPAVFESGEAGDEARRVFGDAYTAMMKREWYTIGIHLGFRYEGSSIVVPDGTPEPEDTISTYVQTSRPGHRAPHVWLAPGRSTLDLFGQSFVLLRFDASLDVETLRDAAQRAGVPFTVVDIGDDAARAVYERALVLVRPDGHVAWRADAAPEDAQALIDVIRGVYPVRPEAVVTEEVATR is encoded by the coding sequence ATGGCGCAAATCGAAGCGAGCGGGCACGCCCCGGTCGTCATTATTGGAGCGGGGCCGATCGGCCTCTCCCTCGCAGGCGATCTCGGGTGGCGAGGCATTCCTTGCGTGCTCATCGAACGCAGCGACGGCACCGTGTCCCAGCCCAAGATGGACATGGTCGGCATCCGCACAATGGAATTCTGCCGCCGCTGGGGCATCGTCGAAGATGTCGAGAACGCGGGCTACAACCGGGACTATCCGCAGGACTACGCCTGGGTGTCGCAACTGGCGGGCGGCTATGAATTCGGCCGCGAGCGGTTTCCGAGCGTGCGGGATGAGGCGCGCCCCGAGCAGAGCCCGCAAAAGCGCGAGCGCTGCCCGCAGAATTTCTTCGACCCCGTGCTGACGCGCTTCGCGCAGAAGACGGGTAAGGTGCAGTTCCGCTATTGCACCGAATACGTATCGCATGAAGAGCATGACGACGGCGTTTCCGTGACCGTGCGCGACCTGGCATCGGGCAAGGAAGATACGATCGAGTGCCAATATCTCGTCGGTTGCGACGGCGGCGCGAGCCGCGTGAAGGAGAACCTCGGGATCCGCATGACCGGTACGCCCGCGCTGACTTATACAACCAACGCGATTATCGAATGCAAGGGGCTCGAAGCCCTGCACGACAAGAAGCCTGGCTATCGCTACATCTTCATCGGACCAGAAGGCACATGGAGCACGGTGGTCGCGATCAATGGACGCGACCAGTGGCGCTTTTCAATCGTCGGCGACGGCACGATGCGCACGCTCTCAGAAGAGGATGTGGCGAAGGCTTTCCGGCGCGCTGTAGGCCGCGATGACTTCAATTTCAGGATTTTGTCGGTGATGCCGTGGATTCGCCGCCAGCTTGTCGCGGACAACTACGGCACCGCACGCGTGAAGATCGCCGGCGACGCCGCCCACCTGACTTCACCCACTGGGGGCTTCGGCATGAATATGGGCATCCAGGACTCCGTGGACCTCGGCTGGAAGCTGCAGGCGATGGTCGAGGGGTGGGGCGGCGAACATCTGCTCGATACCTACGAGTTTGAACGCCGTCCGGTTGCCATCCGCAACGTCAACGAGGCGACCAACAATCTCAAGCTCATGCTCGCGCCACGCAAGAATCTGAGCCCCGCCGTGTTCGAGTCGGGCGAAGCGGGCGATGAGGCGCGCCGTGTTTTCGGCGATGCCTACACGGCGATGATGAAGCGCGAGTGGTACACGATCGGTATTCATTTGGGCTTCCGGTACGAAGGCTCGTCGATCGTTGTGCCCGATGGCACGCCGGAGCCCGAGGACACGATCAGCACCTATGTGCAGACTTCGCGTCCGGGCCATCGCGCGCCACACGTGTGGCTCGCGCCCGGCCGCTCCACGCTCGACCTGTTCGGCCAGAGCTTCGTGCTGCTGCGCTTCGACGCATCGCTCGATGTGGAAACGCTGCGCGACGCGGCGCAACGCGCGGGCGTGCCTTTCACGGTCGTCGATATCGGCGATGACGCGGCACGTGCCGTGTACGAGCGCGCACTCGTGCTCGTGCGTCCGGATGGGCACGTGGCATGGCGCGCCGACGCGGCACCCGAAGATGCGCAGGCGTTGATCGACGTGATTCGCGGCGTGTATCCCGTGAGGCCCGAGGCGGTCGTCACCGAAGAGGTGGCCACGCGATGA
- a CDS encoding CaiB/BaiF CoA transferase family protein, producing MKTALQGLKVLDFTQMMTGPFATMMLGDCGADVIKVEQPEGDPFRRSGETTLNGDGAFFLGVNRNKRGIVLDLKTEEGQAAARALAAEADVLVENFRPGFTERVGIGYEALRELNPRLVYCSISGFDRNGPDRNRPALDMIIQAISGVMQVTGTQESGPLKTGFPFSDLVTALLAAIGMLTALQARERTGEGQRVDLSMLDASIFSQVPRDVYFDLTSKTPLRMGNQHWDIVPNNTYATSDGRDIMIITINDKFWQVLCDALDAPELKTDERFATKAARLANREPVNDRLAAIFATRDLDAWEARLSAAGAIYGAVRTWPEVFSDPHVVDNLLKTLPHPKGGEFKIINNPLNFSATPTRIDRSPPMLGEHNEEVLKQHGGAWPVVVA from the coding sequence ATGAAGACGGCGCTGCAGGGCCTGAAGGTGCTCGATTTCACCCAGATGATGACCGGCCCGTTCGCGACGATGATGCTCGGCGATTGCGGCGCCGACGTGATCAAGGTCGAGCAGCCGGAAGGCGATCCGTTCCGCCGCTCTGGCGAGACAACGCTCAACGGCGACGGCGCGTTCTTTCTTGGCGTGAATCGCAACAAGCGCGGCATCGTGCTCGATCTGAAGACGGAGGAAGGACAGGCTGCCGCGCGTGCGCTCGCCGCCGAGGCCGACGTGCTGGTTGAAAATTTTCGGCCGGGCTTTACGGAACGCGTCGGCATCGGCTATGAAGCGCTACGCGAACTGAACCCGCGCCTCGTCTACTGCTCGATCTCGGGCTTCGACCGCAACGGCCCCGACCGCAATCGCCCGGCGCTCGATATGATCATTCAGGCCATCTCGGGCGTCATGCAGGTCACGGGTACGCAAGAATCCGGCCCGCTCAAGACGGGATTTCCCTTCTCGGATCTTGTTACCGCGCTGCTAGCGGCGATCGGCATGCTCACCGCGTTGCAGGCGCGCGAGCGCACAGGCGAAGGACAACGCGTCGATCTGTCAATGCTCGACGCGAGCATATTCAGCCAGGTGCCGCGCGATGTGTATTTCGATCTGACTTCGAAGACGCCCTTGCGCATGGGCAACCAGCACTGGGACATCGTGCCGAACAACACGTACGCGACGTCCGACGGCCGCGACATCATGATCATCACGATCAACGACAAGTTCTGGCAGGTGCTGTGCGACGCGCTCGATGCACCGGAGCTCAAGACCGACGAGCGCTTCGCGACGAAGGCTGCGCGTCTTGCGAATCGTGAACCCGTGAACGACCGGCTCGCCGCGATTTTCGCGACCCGCGATCTCGACGCGTGGGAAGCGCGACTGTCTGCGGCGGGCGCGATCTACGGCGCGGTGCGCACGTGGCCCGAAGTTTTCAGCGATCCGCACGTCGTCGACAACTTGTTGAAGACGCTGCCGCACCCGAAGGGCGGCGAATTCAAGATCATCAATAATCCGCTGAACTTCTCCGCCACGCCGACGCGGATCGACCGCTCGCCGCCGATGCTTGGCGAACACAACGAGGAAGTGCTAAAGCAGCACGGCGGCGCATGGCCTGTGGTGGTCGCATGA
- a CDS encoding enoyl-CoA hydratase-related protein has product MTGSIDYIAKDGRAYITINRPEKKNAMTSAMLDQLMDGYDRAEADDDVRVVVLQGAGEDFTTGHDLAEVGTEYGETTYDDNGRPRKPSQRARLLHDKRYIERFERIFKFLKPTLSLVKGYCLGGGLYLAEASDLVIAADTAKMGHPEQKLGLSGAAYFAAWEMMTLGPRKARELLLMAEVWDAQTCLANGFVNKVVPRASLVEAGEEWAERIVRLPRDGIVMGKAATNLAMNALGIDAQFSYGHVLHTLATNVRYEADEYNFMKQRRDKGVRASNHEREAFYTEKDKA; this is encoded by the coding sequence ATGACAGGCAGCATCGACTACATCGCGAAGGACGGCCGGGCCTACATCACGATCAACCGCCCGGAGAAGAAAAACGCGATGACGAGCGCCATGCTCGATCAACTCATGGACGGCTACGACCGGGCCGAAGCCGACGACGACGTGCGCGTGGTCGTGCTGCAAGGCGCTGGCGAAGACTTCACGACCGGCCACGATCTGGCTGAAGTCGGCACCGAATACGGAGAGACCACGTACGACGACAACGGTCGTCCGCGCAAGCCGAGCCAGCGCGCGCGACTGTTGCACGACAAGCGCTATATCGAACGCTTTGAGCGGATTTTCAAGTTTCTCAAACCAACGCTGTCGCTGGTCAAGGGCTATTGCCTCGGCGGCGGTTTGTACCTGGCCGAAGCGTCGGATCTCGTCATCGCGGCTGACACCGCGAAGATGGGACATCCGGAGCAGAAGCTCGGGCTGTCAGGCGCCGCCTATTTCGCCGCCTGGGAGATGATGACGCTCGGTCCGCGCAAGGCGCGCGAACTACTGCTGATGGCTGAGGTCTGGGACGCGCAAACCTGTCTCGCGAACGGTTTCGTCAACAAGGTCGTGCCACGCGCGTCGCTCGTCGAAGCGGGCGAGGAATGGGCGGAGCGCATCGTACGTTTGCCACGCGACGGCATCGTAATGGGCAAGGCCGCGACGAATCTGGCAATGAATGCGCTCGGCATCGACGCCCAGTTCTCCTACGGTCACGTTCTGCATACACTCGCCACCAACGTGCGTTACGAAGCCGACGAGTACAACTTCATGAAGCAGCGCCGCGACAAGGGCGTGCGTGCGTCGAACCACGAGCGCGAAGCGTTCTACACCGAAAAGGACAAAGCATGA
- a CDS encoding cupin domain-containing protein: MSHTVTQAPAAPQGYFDDLQARALSPGWAKKVPQMWPAPRPRFVPAVWRYADARAALDAACAFVSPEQAERRNLIMVDPIADNIYPTCRNLVAAYQLVLPGETARSHRHSPNALRLILDAGERTFTIVNGVQIDVAPGDVVLTPSWHWHGHSNFGDEPAFWIDFLDVPLVQNLECMFFEDHPRRNEPVTSHEPDSPMRHKRADLERGAREHGTFELATDCLKTIGVQSIGLARGAREEQRPRIDNNLYTVMSGHVRITVEPLGAVELTRGDVIAIPCWHAFTIESLSEQAQLICVSDEPAMRALGFRDVTLP, from the coding sequence ATGTCGCACACGGTCACACAGGCGCCCGCCGCGCCTCAAGGTTACTTTGATGACTTGCAGGCCCGCGCGCTCTCGCCGGGCTGGGCGAAAAAAGTGCCGCAGATGTGGCCGGCGCCACGGCCGCGTTTCGTGCCCGCCGTGTGGCGCTATGCCGATGCCCGCGCCGCGCTCGATGCCGCGTGCGCCTTCGTCTCGCCCGAGCAGGCGGAGCGCCGCAATCTGATCATGGTCGATCCGATTGCCGACAACATCTACCCGACCTGCCGCAATCTGGTGGCCGCGTATCAGCTTGTGCTGCCCGGCGAGACCGCGCGTTCGCACCGGCATTCGCCCAACGCGCTGCGCCTGATTCTCGATGCGGGTGAGCGCACTTTCACGATCGTCAACGGCGTGCAGATCGACGTTGCGCCGGGCGATGTAGTGCTCACACCGTCGTGGCACTGGCACGGCCACAGCAACTTCGGCGACGAGCCCGCTTTCTGGATCGACTTTCTCGATGTGCCGCTGGTGCAGAACCTCGAATGCATGTTCTTCGAGGATCATCCGCGGCGCAACGAACCGGTGACGTCGCACGAACCAGATTCGCCGATGCGTCACAAGCGCGCCGACCTGGAGCGCGGCGCGCGCGAACACGGCACTTTCGAACTCGCCACCGATTGCCTGAAGACTATCGGCGTGCAGTCGATCGGCCTGGCGCGTGGCGCTCGGGAGGAACAGCGACCGCGCATCGACAACAACCTGTACACGGTCATGAGCGGACACGTGCGGATCACCGTCGAGCCGCTGGGCGCCGTCGAGCTCACGCGCGGCGATGTGATCGCCATTCCCTGCTGGCACGCGTTCACGATCGAGAGCCTGTCCGAACAGGCGCAACTGATTTGCGTGAGCGACGAGCCCGCGATGCGCGCGCTCGGCTTTCGCGACGTGACGCTGCCGTAA
- a CDS encoding spinster family MFS transporter: MTTPERPWYRWYVLFILTLIYAFGYIDRQIVTILAPYLKKDLGVSDAQLGLLYGTSFALFYCVFGIPLARLADGWSRVRTLALGLSFWSLMTALSGLSRSFVQLGTARIGVGIGEASATPAAVSLLGDYFERARRGTVLALYSVGVYVGAGASLAIGGSIVSAWERAFGHGNAPLGLTGWQASFIGVGVPGMLFALIVMLTVREPMRGRLDAVPARKDPHPFASAVRDLGSMIPPWSWLRLQALGAPRREYARNFVYLLISVALVIVATWGTNQVLSAGRKAVIATVGGFDITSNLVQWVAIAVAFYVCSNWYQATRLSDAYAHRLITGSRTFAAVTVAGAFLAFAMNAVNAFVFVYASRTLGLTASAGLHLGIIAIIAGGSGISVSGYLCDWAKRKHAFGRLYFVCVTATAFSAASMVQYLTQNVTVFYCAYAVATFFVPMWFGPLQATTQDLVIPRLRGTAFAAFSLGPNIFGLGLGPYFVGIVSDASGDLRLAILIAIGVLPVSIGALLFASRSLLQGEADAHAELERFNAETRGDGYVEVGGPQLTH; encoded by the coding sequence ATGACCACCCCTGAACGTCCCTGGTATCGCTGGTATGTGCTGTTCATCCTGACGCTGATCTACGCCTTCGGTTACATCGACCGGCAGATCGTGACCATCCTCGCGCCCTATCTGAAGAAGGATCTGGGCGTGTCCGACGCGCAGCTCGGCCTGCTCTACGGCACATCTTTTGCGCTGTTCTATTGCGTGTTCGGCATTCCGCTCGCGCGTCTCGCCGACGGCTGGAGCCGCGTGCGCACGCTCGCGCTCGGTCTGTCGTTCTGGTCGCTGATGACGGCGCTGTCCGGGTTGTCGCGCAGCTTCGTGCAACTGGGCACGGCGCGCATCGGGGTGGGCATCGGCGAGGCAAGCGCCACGCCTGCCGCCGTCTCGCTGCTCGGCGACTACTTCGAGCGCGCGCGGCGCGGTACGGTGCTCGCGCTCTATTCCGTCGGCGTGTATGTCGGTGCGGGCGCATCGCTCGCGATTGGCGGATCGATCGTGTCGGCATGGGAACGCGCCTTCGGGCACGGCAATGCGCCGCTCGGACTGACGGGCTGGCAGGCGTCCTTCATCGGCGTGGGCGTGCCGGGCATGCTGTTCGCGCTGATCGTGATGCTGACGGTTCGCGAGCCGATGCGCGGCCGGCTCGACGCCGTGCCTGCCAGGAAGGACCCGCATCCGTTCGCGAGCGCCGTGCGGGATCTCGGCTCGATGATTCCGCCATGGAGCTGGCTGCGGCTTCAGGCGCTTGGCGCCCCGCGCCGCGAATACGCGCGCAACTTCGTCTATCTGCTCATCTCCGTCGCGCTCGTGATCGTGGCCACGTGGGGCACGAACCAAGTGCTTTCGGCAGGCCGCAAGGCCGTGATCGCGACGGTCGGCGGCTTCGATATCACGAGTAACCTCGTGCAATGGGTTGCCATCGCGGTTGCGTTTTACGTGTGCTCCAACTGGTATCAGGCCACGCGGCTCAGCGACGCGTACGCGCACCGCCTCATCACGGGATCGCGGACCTTCGCGGCCGTCACCGTCGCGGGCGCTTTCCTCGCGTTCGCGATGAATGCCGTCAACGCCTTCGTGTTCGTCTACGCGAGCCGCACGCTCGGCCTGACCGCGAGCGCCGGCCTGCATCTGGGCATTATCGCGATCATTGCGGGCGGATCGGGCATCAGCGTGAGCGGCTACCTGTGCGACTGGGCCAAGCGCAAGCACGCATTCGGCCGCCTTTATTTCGTCTGCGTGACCGCGACCGCGTTCAGCGCGGCGAGCATGGTGCAGTACCTGACGCAAAACGTCACGGTGTTCTATTGCGCCTATGCAGTCGCGACATTCTTCGTCCCGATGTGGTTCGGTCCACTTCAGGCGACCACGCAGGATCTCGTCATTCCGCGACTGCGCGGCACGGCGTTCGCCGCATTTTCGCTCGGGCCGAACATCTTCGGGCTGGGGCTCGGGCCGTACTTCGTCGGCATCGTCAGCGATGCATCTGGCGATCTGAGACTCGCGATTCTCATCGCGATCGGTGTGCTGCCCGTTTCGATCGGCGCGCTGCTGTTCGCGAGCCGCTCGCTGTTGCAGGGCGAAGCAGATGCCCATGCGGAGCTCGAGCGCTTCAATGCCGAAACGCGCGGTGACGGTTACGTGGAAGTCGGCGGTCCACAGTTGACGCACTGA
- a CDS encoding fumarylacetoacetate hydrolase family protein has protein sequence MKLVTFDQGRIGIVDGERVIDITDLAGAEPGTWPPVGMVRLIADWQARSPALHDAVTRRESRPLAEARLEAPVQWPNKIIAFPANYHAHIDEMKHGSGSGVISTYKASGQGFFLKANSSLSGPADDIVLPPLAGREIHHECELGVVIGRRGRGVTRADARDYVFGFTCLLDMVVRGKEERVMRKSFDTFCPTGPWITTADEIADFDNIEMRLFVNGEERQSASTRNLIVDIPEMIAMSSAVMTLEPGDIIASGTPAGVGPVEDGDVLEIVIDGVGSMTLDVRQGELGMHAVWDEAKAGLAV, from the coding sequence ATGAAGCTCGTCACATTCGATCAAGGCCGTATCGGCATCGTGGACGGCGAGCGTGTCATCGATATCACCGATCTCGCGGGCGCAGAACCGGGCACATGGCCGCCCGTCGGCATGGTGCGCCTGATCGCCGACTGGCAGGCGCGCAGCCCCGCGCTGCACGATGCAGTGACACGACGCGAAAGCAGGCCGCTCGCCGAGGCTCGGCTCGAAGCGCCCGTGCAGTGGCCGAACAAGATCATCGCGTTTCCCGCGAACTATCACGCGCATATCGACGAGATGAAGCATGGCTCCGGCAGCGGCGTGATCTCGACCTACAAGGCGAGCGGCCAGGGCTTCTTCCTGAAGGCGAACTCTAGTCTGAGCGGTCCCGCGGACGACATCGTCCTGCCGCCGCTCGCAGGCCGCGAGATTCATCACGAGTGCGAGCTCGGCGTTGTGATCGGCAGGCGAGGGCGCGGCGTGACGCGGGCCGATGCGCGCGACTATGTGTTCGGCTTCACGTGTCTGCTCGACATGGTCGTGCGCGGCAAGGAGGAGCGTGTGATGCGCAAGTCCTTCGACACGTTCTGCCCGACCGGGCCGTGGATCACGACCGCCGATGAAATCGCCGATTTCGACAACATCGAGATGCGTCTCTTCGTGAACGGCGAGGAACGTCAGTCGGCTTCGACGCGCAATCTGATCGTCGACATTCCCGAGATGATCGCGATGTCCTCGGCCGTGATGACGCTCGAACCGGGCGACATCATCGCGAGCGGCACGCCGGCTGGCGTCGGTCCCGTCGAGGACGGCGACGTGCTGGAAATCGTGATCGACGGCGTCGGCTCGATGACGCTCGACGTGCGTCAGGGTGAACTCGGCATGCACGCCGTGTGGGACGAGGCGAAAGCCGGTCTGGCGGTATAA
- a CDS encoding acyl-CoA dehydrogenase family protein gives MKFSEEQEMLRDMVRRVADEQVRPLVAEMEETRDFPDVLVEVFGDLGLLQMWVPEEYGGPGGNLTSVCIAKEEIGKVSLAASTLCANNSIGLILPLLHFGTDAQKARYLPEAAKGRTISSVAITEPEAGSDVSAIRTTARRDGASYVIDGQKSWITWAAQAHFMLVFARTSEGRGHEGISVFLVDTKTPGLKVGRKEVKMGRHGSPTYQVFFENMRVDADCLLGEEGHGFKACMRILDLNRPSVAASSLGLAQAALDESVQYAKDRRQFGKRIGDFQAIQFKLADMAMKIEAARTLLYTSTQEIDAGDTSRLTLLSSMAKCYVTDVAMEAALEAVQVHGSYGYSTEYPVERFMRDAKLNQILEGTNEIHRLIIARQLLGK, from the coding sequence GTGAAGTTCAGCGAAGAACAGGAAATGCTGCGCGACATGGTGCGCAGGGTCGCGGACGAACAGGTGCGCCCGCTCGTCGCGGAAATGGAGGAGACGCGTGATTTTCCGGATGTGCTCGTCGAAGTGTTCGGCGATCTCGGCCTCTTGCAGATGTGGGTACCGGAGGAATACGGCGGACCGGGGGGCAATCTGACCTCGGTGTGCATCGCGAAGGAGGAGATCGGCAAGGTGTCGCTGGCCGCCTCGACGCTGTGTGCGAACAACTCGATCGGCCTCATCCTGCCGTTGCTGCATTTCGGCACCGACGCACAAAAGGCGCGCTATCTGCCGGAAGCCGCGAAGGGCCGCACGATCTCGTCGGTCGCGATCACGGAGCCGGAGGCCGGTTCCGACGTCTCCGCGATCCGCACCACGGCCCGCCGCGACGGCGCGTCGTATGTGATCGACGGACAGAAGAGCTGGATAACGTGGGCCGCGCAAGCGCACTTCATGCTCGTTTTCGCGCGTACGTCGGAAGGGCGCGGGCACGAGGGCATCAGCGTGTTCCTCGTCGATACGAAGACGCCGGGCCTCAAGGTCGGCCGCAAGGAAGTGAAGATGGGCCGCCACGGCTCGCCGACCTATCAGGTGTTCTTCGAGAACATGCGCGTCGATGCCGATTGCCTGCTCGGCGAGGAAGGCCACGGATTCAAGGCCTGCATGCGGATTCTCGACCTGAACCGGCCTTCGGTCGCGGCGTCGTCGCTCGGGCTCGCGCAGGCGGCGCTCGACGAGTCGGTGCAATACGCGAAGGACCGCCGCCAGTTCGGCAAGCGGATCGGCGACTTTCAGGCGATCCAGTTCAAGCTCGCCGACATGGCGATGAAGATCGAGGCCGCGCGCACGCTGCTCTACACGAGCACGCAGGAAATCGACGCGGGCGACACGAGCCGCCTCACGCTGCTTTCGTCGATGGCGAAGTGCTATGTCACCGACGTCGCCATGGAAGCCGCGCTCGAAGCTGTGCAGGTGCACGGCTCATACGGCTACTCGACCGAATATCCCGTCGAGCGCTTCATGCGCGACGCGAAGCTGAACCAGATTCTCGAAGGCACCAACGAGATTCATCGGCTGATCATCGCGCGGCAGCTGCTCGGCAAGTGA